A single region of the Branchiostoma lanceolatum isolate klBraLanc5 chromosome 1, klBraLanc5.hap2, whole genome shotgun sequence genome encodes:
- the LOC136433077 gene encoding kin of IRRE-like protein 1 isoform X1 has translation MRLGRSLCQGLTSPRRGMDSRRTEWAFLVILLVLSRVVKVHAVSYRVRPESMAVREGQTATLRCAFVGLTAQSVVFWEGPPNFAVISTGREVDPRYTRHRITGDPARGEYHLEIKDVDILEEGGYRCSTLGVTEKAEVNLNVVVPMKKPPKIKGRDVTYTAGQPMTLTCVATEGNPLPRLRWFNATKLLQQTSENAMAEVVSSVSLDLVIPEAARWDHGKNVTCVADQGFPDLTTTMASSTILNVHYPPLVRSRRQTLRATEGETLDLSCDVDSNPPAAVSWRKIDGEIPGNAENRGNELRLPKLSRSAAGGYKCLANNGIMPSGEGSITLIVLYPPRITSGFEDKTSALAGGEGFSLRCEAEGYPKPRVRWRRKGTKLYFDNPLEFMQIDYDMEGDYECVASNGQIRNAVRQTFVDVIGKPYINTVSLKVSVRSGDTARLVCEILSDPLPEETRWLRRGPGQQDKPVTASQRAGIRQEEKTSASGVTNTLVISHVGRSDGGVYVCETTNTFGTFQREFHMEVKATNTQAVVIASVTVIVLLVLFATIFICIAKRTGLSERVRREKASTPDLTLPRALPPLPSYMVPVGSDDVDDLELQDFKGTLKPRPPPRTDLEPYSIGLSYPSLLHPLPPYSTVERQRPDGEDNMVDSPYPEDPWETEVNESKGFVMPPSLPLKHRADKRINAITQC, from the exons TTCACGCAGTGTCTTACCGGGTACGTCCTGAGTCGATGGCCGTACGGGAGGGACAGACGGCAACGCTACGATGTGCCTTCGTCGGATTAACAGCACAGAGTGTTGTCTTCTGGGAGGGTCCACCGAACTTTGCCGTCATATCCACGGGCCGAGAGGTCGACCCACGGTACACTAGACATCGCATCACCGGGGACCCTGCAAGAGGAGAGTACCACTTGGAAATCAAAGACGTTGACATCCTAGAAGAAGGAGGTTACAGATGCAGTACACTTGGTGTCACTGAAAAAGCTGAAGTAAATCTTAACGTTGTGG TTCCGATGAAGAAGCCTCCAAAGATTAAGGGTCGTGACGTCACCTACACAGCCGGACAACCAATGACGTTAACTTGTGTGGCAACTGAAGGGAATCCTCTGCCCAGACTGAGATGGTTCAACGCCACTAAACTATTGCAACAG ACTAGTGAGAACGCCATGGCGGAAGTCGTGTCCAGCGTCAGCCTCGACTTGGTGATTCCGGAAGCTGCCAGATGGGATCATGGGAAGAATGTGACCTGTGTGGCTGACCAAGGTTTCCCTGACCTTACAACCACAATGGCGTCATCAACGATACTGAACGTTCATT ATCCCCCGTTAGTGCGGAGTAGGAGGCAGACTCTCCGCGCTACTGAAGGGGAGACGTTAGACCTGAGCTGTGACGTAGACAGTAACCCTCCAGCTGCTGTCTCGTGGCGGAAAATAGACGGAGAAATTCCCGGAAATGCGGAAAACAG AGGTAATGAATTGCGCCTACCGAAACTAAGCAGAAGTGCAGCTGGTGGCTACAAGTGTCTTGCCAACAATGGCATCATGCCAAGTGGAGAAGGGTCTATTACATTGATCGTACTGT ATCCACCTCGGATCACGTCTGGCTTCGAAGATAAAACGAGTGCACTGGCTGGCGGCGAGGGATTCTCTCTGCGATGTGAGGCGGAAGGATATCCAAAACCTCGAGTACGATGGAGGCGGAAGGGTACAAAGCTGTACTTTGACAACCCGCTGGAGTTTATGCAGATTGACTATGACATGGAGGGAGATTACGAATGCGTGGCTTCAAATGGCCAGATAAGGAACGCCGTGAGACAAACATTCGTGGATGTCATTG GGAAACCATACATCAACACAGTGAGTTTGAAAGTGTCCGTGCGGTCCGGAGACACGGCTAGACTTGTGTGTGAGATTCTGTCAGACCCTCTTCCTGAAGAGACAAGATGGCTACGGCGTGGGCCAGGTCAGCAGGACAAACCGGTCACTGCCAGTCAGCGAGCAGGCATCAG ACAAGAGGAGAAAACCTCCGCTAGTGGCGTGACGAACACCTTGGTGATTTCTCACGTCGGCCGTTCAGACGGAGGCGTTTACGTCTGTGAGACAACAAACACATTCGGCACCTTCCAGAGGGAGTTCCACatggaggtcaaag CGACCAATACTCAAGCTGTTGTCATCGCTTCTGTCACGGTCATCGTTTTGCTGGTTCTGTTCGCTACAATTTTCATCTGTATCGCCAAGAGGACTGGGCTGTCAGAACGGGTCAGACGTG AGAAAGCTTCTACTCCAGACCTGACGCTTCCCCGAGCGCTCCCTCCCCTCCCGTCATACATGGTTCCCGTGGGGTCAGACGACGTGGACGACCTGGAGCTACAGGACTTTAAGGGGACCCTGAAGCCGCGTCCTCCCCCCAGGACAGACCTGGAGCCCTACTCCATCGGTCTGTCCTACCCAA GCTTGCTGCACCCCCTCCCACCTTACTCCACTGTGGAGAGACAGAGGCCGGACGGGGAGGACAACATGGTGGACTCGCCCTACCCGGAAGATCCGTGGGAAACAGAGGTCAATGAATCAAAG GGTTTTGTGATGCCACCATCACTTCCTCTCAAACATCGTGCGGACAAAAGGATCAACGCCATTACCCAATGTTGA
- the LOC136433077 gene encoding kin of IRRE-like protein 1 isoform X2, which yields MRLGRSLCQGLTSPRRGMDSRRTEWAFLVILLVLSRVVKVHAVSYRVRPESMAVREGQTATLRCAFVGLTAQSVVFWEGPPNFAVISTGREVDPRYTRHRITGDPARGEYHLEIKDVDILEEGGYRCSTLGVTEKAEVNLNVVVPMKKPPKIKGRDVTYTAGQPMTLTCVATEGNPLPRLRWFNATKLLQQTSENAMAEVVSSVSLDLVIPEAARWDHGKNVTCVADQGFPDLTTTMASSTILNVHYPPLVRSRRQTLRATEGETLDLSCDVDSNPPAAVSWRKIDGEIPGNAENRGNELRLPKLSRSAAGGYKCLANNGIMPSGEGSITLIVLYPPRITSGFEDKTSALAGGEGFSLRCEAEGYPKPRVRWRRKGTKLYFDNPLEFMQIDYDMEGDYECVASNGQIRNAVRQTFVDVIGKPYINTVSLKVSVRSGDTARLVCEILSDPLPEETRWLRRGPGQQDKPVTASQRAGIRQEEKTSASGVTNTLVISHVGRSDGGVYVCETTNTFGTFQREFHMEVKATNTQAVVIASVTVIVLLVLFATIFICIAKRTGLSERVRREKASTPDLTLPRALPPLPSYMVPVGSDDVDDLELQDFKGTLKPRPPPRTDLEPYSIGLSYPSLLHPLPPYSTVERQRPDGEDNMVDSPYPEDPWETEGFVMPPSLPLKHRADKRINAITQC from the exons TTCACGCAGTGTCTTACCGGGTACGTCCTGAGTCGATGGCCGTACGGGAGGGACAGACGGCAACGCTACGATGTGCCTTCGTCGGATTAACAGCACAGAGTGTTGTCTTCTGGGAGGGTCCACCGAACTTTGCCGTCATATCCACGGGCCGAGAGGTCGACCCACGGTACACTAGACATCGCATCACCGGGGACCCTGCAAGAGGAGAGTACCACTTGGAAATCAAAGACGTTGACATCCTAGAAGAAGGAGGTTACAGATGCAGTACACTTGGTGTCACTGAAAAAGCTGAAGTAAATCTTAACGTTGTGG TTCCGATGAAGAAGCCTCCAAAGATTAAGGGTCGTGACGTCACCTACACAGCCGGACAACCAATGACGTTAACTTGTGTGGCAACTGAAGGGAATCCTCTGCCCAGACTGAGATGGTTCAACGCCACTAAACTATTGCAACAG ACTAGTGAGAACGCCATGGCGGAAGTCGTGTCCAGCGTCAGCCTCGACTTGGTGATTCCGGAAGCTGCCAGATGGGATCATGGGAAGAATGTGACCTGTGTGGCTGACCAAGGTTTCCCTGACCTTACAACCACAATGGCGTCATCAACGATACTGAACGTTCATT ATCCCCCGTTAGTGCGGAGTAGGAGGCAGACTCTCCGCGCTACTGAAGGGGAGACGTTAGACCTGAGCTGTGACGTAGACAGTAACCCTCCAGCTGCTGTCTCGTGGCGGAAAATAGACGGAGAAATTCCCGGAAATGCGGAAAACAG AGGTAATGAATTGCGCCTACCGAAACTAAGCAGAAGTGCAGCTGGTGGCTACAAGTGTCTTGCCAACAATGGCATCATGCCAAGTGGAGAAGGGTCTATTACATTGATCGTACTGT ATCCACCTCGGATCACGTCTGGCTTCGAAGATAAAACGAGTGCACTGGCTGGCGGCGAGGGATTCTCTCTGCGATGTGAGGCGGAAGGATATCCAAAACCTCGAGTACGATGGAGGCGGAAGGGTACAAAGCTGTACTTTGACAACCCGCTGGAGTTTATGCAGATTGACTATGACATGGAGGGAGATTACGAATGCGTGGCTTCAAATGGCCAGATAAGGAACGCCGTGAGACAAACATTCGTGGATGTCATTG GGAAACCATACATCAACACAGTGAGTTTGAAAGTGTCCGTGCGGTCCGGAGACACGGCTAGACTTGTGTGTGAGATTCTGTCAGACCCTCTTCCTGAAGAGACAAGATGGCTACGGCGTGGGCCAGGTCAGCAGGACAAACCGGTCACTGCCAGTCAGCGAGCAGGCATCAG ACAAGAGGAGAAAACCTCCGCTAGTGGCGTGACGAACACCTTGGTGATTTCTCACGTCGGCCGTTCAGACGGAGGCGTTTACGTCTGTGAGACAACAAACACATTCGGCACCTTCCAGAGGGAGTTCCACatggaggtcaaag CGACCAATACTCAAGCTGTTGTCATCGCTTCTGTCACGGTCATCGTTTTGCTGGTTCTGTTCGCTACAATTTTCATCTGTATCGCCAAGAGGACTGGGCTGTCAGAACGGGTCAGACGTG AGAAAGCTTCTACTCCAGACCTGACGCTTCCCCGAGCGCTCCCTCCCCTCCCGTCATACATGGTTCCCGTGGGGTCAGACGACGTGGACGACCTGGAGCTACAGGACTTTAAGGGGACCCTGAAGCCGCGTCCTCCCCCCAGGACAGACCTGGAGCCCTACTCCATCGGTCTGTCCTACCCAA GCTTGCTGCACCCCCTCCCACCTTACTCCACTGTGGAGAGACAGAGGCCGGACGGGGAGGACAACATGGTGGACTCGCCCTACCCGGAAGATCCGTGGGAAACAGAG GGTTTTGTGATGCCACCATCACTTCCTCTCAAACATCGTGCGGACAAAAGGATCAACGCCATTACCCAATGTTGA
- the LOC136433091 gene encoding kin of IRRE-like protein 2 isoform X1 has translation MAEDRAGKLFVVVLMLWTIQLPSADAVFYRRRPESKVVLEGKDTSLSCSFNDLSSDDVVSWQGPPADTIISSGRKVSVLYDRHSIVGDALQGEYNLRVRGAQVEDSGDYRCSTPSVRAAADVTLTVVVPMVGPPDITGAELPLTAGDELLLRCRSRGGYPPPRLTWYNGTHQFGSEDTASNDEGGSVTLELFTARVSKWDDGANFTCVADQGFPTIVKPRAASRILRVDYPPTVSVPSPSIHAREGQSVNLTCYVDSNPKATVTWRKLGDRLPREGIQRERSLQIVKVSKYDSGVYHCEADNRILPVGVGSIRLEVFYPPSIDSTLNDKASVMYGHNDFSLNCFADGNPKPQIRWQRKDTSLYWENPLRFHRVRYDVEGTYQCVATSDGFPVVTKDVELDVLGKPQVEAASPQVSTNQGDVARFYCDVIGDPLPEKVTWLWRNKNGVESVLLDTNNGIAIVEKIVGKMKTTTLSIDHVTGDDEGIYICKATNIFSSDQREIRLTVKESRTSIIAIISVSVAVIVMATVSVVGVFVAKRKGWICADDKHGTPALSPTRSVPPLPKYGRKPGHGTNDSGVEDLEMQEMDGTLKPRPPPRVDKDWTSIGLSYPRLAHSNTLPPYSTVERHRPDGQDPRLSASIQEEESIPVVVQVEPPAPPPKDKKKRWKRRGEDGGMHGQQPGGSSGVRNHHQADNVLNEIQAESL, from the exons ATGGCCGAGGATCGTGCGGGAAAATTGTTCGTGGTTGTCTTGATGCTGTGGACTATCCAGCTACCTTCAG CTGACGCCGTATTCTATAGAAGACGTCCTGAATCTAAAGTCGTTCTCGAAGGGAAAGATACCAGTCTTAGCTGCTCTTTCAACGATCTGAGCAGTGACGATGTCGTCAGTTGGCAAGGACCACCGGCTGATACCATCATATCATCTGGGAGAAAGGTTTCAGTTCTGTACGACCGGCACAGTATAGTCGGTGACGCGTTACAAGGGGAGTACAACCTCCGTGTCCGGGGCGCTCAGGTAGAGGACTCCGGGGATTACAGATGTTCAACCCCGAGTGTGAGAGCCGCGGCAGACGTTACTCTCACCGTCGTAG TGCCAATGGTTGGCCCACCTGACATCACCGGTGCAGAGCTCCCCCTAACGGCTGGAGATGAACTGCTGCTCCGATGCCGGTCGCGAGGCGGCTACCCTCCCCCTAGGCTCACCTGGTACAACGGCACCCATCAGTTCGGTTCGGAAGATACGGCCAGCAATGATGAAGGAGGAAGCGTCACACTGGAGCTGTTCACTGCGCGGGTCTCCAAATGGGACGACGGCGCCAACTTCACCTGTGTTGCTGACCAGGGGTTTCCTACAATCGTCAAACCTCGAGCGGCATCAAGGATACTGCGGGTCGATT ATCCCCCGACTGTCTCAGTCCCGTCCCCGTCCATCCACGCCAGAGAGGGCCAGTCAGTAAACCTGACCTGTTACGTGGATTCCAACCCTAAAGCAACAGTGACCTGGCGTAAACTGGGAGATCGCCTTCCTCGGGAGGGTATACAAAG GGAGAGGAGTCTCCAGATAGTGAAAGTGTCTAAGTACGACAGCGGTGTTTACCATTGCGAGGCAGACAACCGGATCTTACCGGTCGGCGTGGGGTCCATTCGACTGGAGGTGTTCT aCCCACCTAGTATTGACTCCACACTGAACGATAAGGCGTCAGTCATGTACGGACATAACGACTTCTCGCTGAACTGTTTCGCGGACGGAAACCCCAAACCTCAAATTCGGTGGCAGCGGAAGGATACAAGTTTGTATTGGGAAAACCCGCTTCGCTTCCACCGGGTGCGCTACGACGTTGAGGGGACGTATCAGTGCGTGGCAACAAGTGATGGATTTCCTGTGGTGACAAAAGATGTTGAACTAGACGTCCTAG GAAAGCCACAAGTTGAAGCCGCGTCGCCACAAGTCTCCACCAATCAGGGCGACGTCGCACGGTTCTACTGCGACGTCATTGGTGATCCCCTGCCGGAGAAAGTCACGTGGCTGTGGAGAAACAAGAACGGCGTCGAGAGCGTCCTCCTCGATACAAACAACGGCATCGCCATCGTGGAGAAGATTGTCGGAAAGATGAAGACGACCACGCTGTCCATTGATCACGTGACTGGTGACGATGAAGGAATCTACATCTGTAAAGCGACGAACATTTTCAGCTCGGACCAGCGGGAGATACGGCTCACTGTTAAAG aATCGAGGACATCCATCATCGCCATCATCTCCGTGTCTGTCGCGGTGATCGTCATGGCAACGGTGTCAGTCGTCGGGGTCTTCGTAGCTAAGAGAAAGGGGTGGATATGTGCCGATGATAAACATG GTACCCCAGCTCTGTCCCCAACACGCTCGGTACCACCTCTGCCTAAGTACGGCCGGAAACCCGGACACGGCACGAACGACTCCGGTGTGGAGGACCTGGAAATGCAGGAGATGGACGGAACACTCAAGCCACGGCCTCCGCCAAGAGTGGACAAGGACTGGACATCCATAGGACTTTCATACCCAC GTCTGGCCCACTCCAACACCCTCCCACCTTACTCCACAGTGGAGCGGCATCGGCCGGACGGTCAGGACCCCCGCCTGTCAGCCAGCATACAGGAGGAAGAGAGTATACCTGTTGTG GTTCAGGTTGAGCCACCAGCGCCCCCACCTAAGGACAAGAAGAAACGATGGAAGAGACGAGGTGAAGACGGCGGTATGCACGGCCAGCAGCCGGGCGGGAGTAGCGGCGTGCGGAATCATC
- the LOC136433091 gene encoding kin of IRRE-like protein 2 isoform X2 codes for MAEDRAGKLFVVVLMLWTIQLPSADAVFYRRRPESKVVLEGKDTSLSCSFNDLSSDDVVSWQGPPADTIISSGRKVSVLYDRHSIVGDALQGEYNLRVRGAQVEDSGDYRCSTPSVRAAADVTLTVVVPMVGPPDITGAELPLTAGDELLLRCRSRGGYPPPRLTWYNGTHQFGSEDTASNDEGGSVTLELFTARVSKWDDGANFTCVADQGFPTIVKPRAASRILRVDYPPTVSVPSPSIHAREGQSVNLTCYVDSNPKATVTWRKLGDRLPREGIQRERSLQIVKVSKYDSGVYHCEADNRILPVGVGSIRLEVFYPPSIDSTLNDKASVMYGHNDFSLNCFADGNPKPQIRWQRKDTSLYWENPLRFHRVRYDVEGTYQCVATSDGFPVVTKDVELDVLGKPQVEAASPQVSTNQGDVARFYCDVIGDPLPEKVTWLWRNKNGVESVLLDTNNGIAIVEKIVGKMKTTTLSIDHVTGDDEGIYICKATNIFSSDQREIRLTVKESRTSIIAIISVSVAVIVMATVSVVGVFVAKRKGWICADDKHGTPALSPTRSVPPLPKYGRKPGHGTNDSGVEDLEMQEMDGTLKPRPPPRVDKDWTSIGLSYPRLAHSNTLPPYSTVERHRPDGQDPRLSASIQEEESIPVVVEPPAPPPKDKKKRWKRRGEDGGMHGQQPGGSSGVRNHHQADNVLNEIQAESL; via the exons ATGGCCGAGGATCGTGCGGGAAAATTGTTCGTGGTTGTCTTGATGCTGTGGACTATCCAGCTACCTTCAG CTGACGCCGTATTCTATAGAAGACGTCCTGAATCTAAAGTCGTTCTCGAAGGGAAAGATACCAGTCTTAGCTGCTCTTTCAACGATCTGAGCAGTGACGATGTCGTCAGTTGGCAAGGACCACCGGCTGATACCATCATATCATCTGGGAGAAAGGTTTCAGTTCTGTACGACCGGCACAGTATAGTCGGTGACGCGTTACAAGGGGAGTACAACCTCCGTGTCCGGGGCGCTCAGGTAGAGGACTCCGGGGATTACAGATGTTCAACCCCGAGTGTGAGAGCCGCGGCAGACGTTACTCTCACCGTCGTAG TGCCAATGGTTGGCCCACCTGACATCACCGGTGCAGAGCTCCCCCTAACGGCTGGAGATGAACTGCTGCTCCGATGCCGGTCGCGAGGCGGCTACCCTCCCCCTAGGCTCACCTGGTACAACGGCACCCATCAGTTCGGTTCGGAAGATACGGCCAGCAATGATGAAGGAGGAAGCGTCACACTGGAGCTGTTCACTGCGCGGGTCTCCAAATGGGACGACGGCGCCAACTTCACCTGTGTTGCTGACCAGGGGTTTCCTACAATCGTCAAACCTCGAGCGGCATCAAGGATACTGCGGGTCGATT ATCCCCCGACTGTCTCAGTCCCGTCCCCGTCCATCCACGCCAGAGAGGGCCAGTCAGTAAACCTGACCTGTTACGTGGATTCCAACCCTAAAGCAACAGTGACCTGGCGTAAACTGGGAGATCGCCTTCCTCGGGAGGGTATACAAAG GGAGAGGAGTCTCCAGATAGTGAAAGTGTCTAAGTACGACAGCGGTGTTTACCATTGCGAGGCAGACAACCGGATCTTACCGGTCGGCGTGGGGTCCATTCGACTGGAGGTGTTCT aCCCACCTAGTATTGACTCCACACTGAACGATAAGGCGTCAGTCATGTACGGACATAACGACTTCTCGCTGAACTGTTTCGCGGACGGAAACCCCAAACCTCAAATTCGGTGGCAGCGGAAGGATACAAGTTTGTATTGGGAAAACCCGCTTCGCTTCCACCGGGTGCGCTACGACGTTGAGGGGACGTATCAGTGCGTGGCAACAAGTGATGGATTTCCTGTGGTGACAAAAGATGTTGAACTAGACGTCCTAG GAAAGCCACAAGTTGAAGCCGCGTCGCCACAAGTCTCCACCAATCAGGGCGACGTCGCACGGTTCTACTGCGACGTCATTGGTGATCCCCTGCCGGAGAAAGTCACGTGGCTGTGGAGAAACAAGAACGGCGTCGAGAGCGTCCTCCTCGATACAAACAACGGCATCGCCATCGTGGAGAAGATTGTCGGAAAGATGAAGACGACCACGCTGTCCATTGATCACGTGACTGGTGACGATGAAGGAATCTACATCTGTAAAGCGACGAACATTTTCAGCTCGGACCAGCGGGAGATACGGCTCACTGTTAAAG aATCGAGGACATCCATCATCGCCATCATCTCCGTGTCTGTCGCGGTGATCGTCATGGCAACGGTGTCAGTCGTCGGGGTCTTCGTAGCTAAGAGAAAGGGGTGGATATGTGCCGATGATAAACATG GTACCCCAGCTCTGTCCCCAACACGCTCGGTACCACCTCTGCCTAAGTACGGCCGGAAACCCGGACACGGCACGAACGACTCCGGTGTGGAGGACCTGGAAATGCAGGAGATGGACGGAACACTCAAGCCACGGCCTCCGCCAAGAGTGGACAAGGACTGGACATCCATAGGACTTTCATACCCAC GTCTGGCCCACTCCAACACCCTCCCACCTTACTCCACAGTGGAGCGGCATCGGCCGGACGGTCAGGACCCCCGCCTGTCAGCCAGCATACAGGAGGAAGAGAGTATACCTGTTGTG GTTGAGCCACCAGCGCCCCCACCTAAGGACAAGAAGAAACGATGGAAGAGACGAGGTGAAGACGGCGGTATGCACGGCCAGCAGCCGGGCGGGAGTAGCGGCGTGCGGAATCATC